TCCTGACATGATTTGTCCGAAGATGGCCTGTTCAGGTTTACGGGTCTGAATAATGACCGTGCCTCTTTTGTCCCTTCTTCCTGCCCTGCCGGCTACTTGGGTGATCTGCTGAAAAGCCCGCTCCCCTGCCCTGAAATCCGGGAAATACAATATCCTGTCCGCATCCATAATCCCTACTACCGTCACCCTATCAAAATCCAATCCCTTGGTGATCATTTGGGTTCCGACCAGAATATCAACATTGCCCCCACCAAAATCTTCCAGCAGTCTTTGATAGCCATACTTACTCCGTGTGGTATCCAAATCCATCCTGGCAATCCTGGCCTCGGGAAATAACAGGGAAAGGCTTTCCTCTATCCGTTCTGTTCCCAATCCGACTGCACTCAGTTTGTTGCTGCCGCAAGCAGGGCAGACATGGGGTACTTTTTCTTTGAAGCCACAGTAATGGCAGCGCATTTCCTCCCCAAACTGATGGTAGGTCAAACTGACATCACAATGCTCACATTCAGGAATCCAACCACAATCCTCACAGGAAATATAAGGTGCATAACCCCTTCGGTTTTGAAAGATCAATACCTGTTCCTGGTTTTTCAGGGCTTCCTGTATTTTTTCCCTTAACAACCTTGTGAATTCCAGTTTGAGCAGGTTTTTCTTTTTGTCCACCAACATATCTGCCAATTGATATTCCGGTAATTGCGCTTCCCCATAGCGGATGTCCAAAGCCACATAGCCGTACTTTTTCAACCGGGCATTGTAGTAGGATTCAAAGGATGGGGTGGCCGAACCCAACAGTGTTTTAGCCTGATGAATCCATGAAAGCATAATGGCTGCATCCCTTGCCTGAAATCGGGGCGCAGGATCATATTGCTTATAGGAAGATTCATGTTCCTCATCCACGATTACCAAACCCAAACTGTCAAAGGGAAGAAAAATAGAAGACCTAACACCGATTACAAAAGACAGCTTTCCACTCAGCACACCGTTCCAGACTTCCACCCTTTCATTGTCAGAATATTTGGAATGGTACACCCCCATCTTGCTGCCGAATACCTGTCTTAACCTGCCCACCATATGCGTAGTCAGGGCTATTTCCGGCAATAGCAACAATACCTGAGAACCCCCTTCCATTGCTTCTTTGATCAAAGTGACATATAATTCCGTCTTACCACTTCCGGTGATACCATGAAGGAGCACTGTATTCTTTTCCTCAAATTGGGTTTTAATTTCCTGTTGGGCCGTAAGTTGTTGGGGAGAAAGAACTATTTGCTCTTCACTGCCTTCCATCTCCTCAAAGCGGCTGATGATGATTTTATATTCCTCCAAAATCCCGTTTTTGATCAGGGTTTTGAGGGAGGAAACAGAAAGCCCAGCGTCTGTAAATACCTTTTTGTCAAGACCTTTTTGGTTGAGTTCAGGTTTTTTATATACAGGAATCTCTTGAAGATATTTGAGCAGAATTTCCTCTTGTTTAGGTTTTGAAGCTATTTCATTGAAAAGGGTTTCCAAAAGACTTTTGTCCTGCACATATTCCTTTGCCAGTCGGATGCGGGATTCCACTTTTGGACTGTATTTCTCTTTGACCTGTTCAAAAACCAATATGGCTTCCTTGATGACTAGGCTTTTGATGATGCCATGAATGGACTTGATTCCCAAGACCGCTTCACAATCCTCATAACTCATTTCCTCTTTATTGGCCAAGGCCTGCAGGAGTATTTCTTCCCTATCGTCCAAGGGATAGGGAGAAGTATCGGAATCATACGTGGGATTGATCTGAATCTTGCTTTCACTGCTGAGTTTAAGGCCTGAGGGCAGGGCTGCATTCATCACCTCGCCGATATGGCAACAGTAATATTCCGACATCCAGGCCCAAAATCTGATCTGCAAGGGATTGACAGTGGCATGATTGTCCAGAATATCCAATATTGGTTTGGCTTCATAGGCCACGGGAGGTTTTTGGTGGACTTTTCCGATAATTCCTGTAAGTACCTTTTTCTTTCCGAACTGAACAATCACCCTGAATCCTATCCCAATGTCCTCAGAAAGGTTTCTGGGGATTTTGTAGGTAAACATCTTCGGGATGGGAACAGGCAAAATGATATCCGCAAAAAGGTTTGTTTTGCTGTCATCAGTATCGTATAAGTCTCCGAATAAACTCTCCAAAAGGATTATCAGGCTAAAGTTGGAAATTGTGCCAATGCTTCATCAACAGTGGTGACCGGCTTTTGGCAGGCCTTATTGAAGCAAACGTAAATTAAGGCATTTCCATCAGAATCTGCTGTTTTAAATTCCAAAAGGGGAATATTTTCTCCGACATCTGCTGTCACTGATAAAACATAGTTGGGCAAATACTGTCCTTGGAGCGCTTTTGCTTTTTGTTTGGCATCCTTTCCCAAAATTGCCACCTCGGCTTTTGGAACCAAAGAACTGAGGTATAAAGATGCCCAATTGCACAAAAAACCCGGTTCTGTGATGATCAGCTTTTTCATGGCCCCCAACATTTTCTCTGCAATTTCGAGATAGTGATCGTTGTAAAAATACAAGCCCAGATCCTGCAGGTTTCGGGCCATGATGGAATTAGAGGCCGGGATTACATTGTCAAACAGTTCCTTTTTATTCGCAATCAGTTTTTCTGCTTTGGGATTATTGAAAAAGAAAAATCCGTCTGATTCATCATAAAATTGTACCAATACCAGGTCCAAGAGTTCTTTGGCTTTAAGGATCCATTTGGTTTCAAAATCCAATTGATATAAAGCAATAAATGCGCGAATCACCGAAGCATAATCCTCCAAAAATGCGGGGGTATAAGCTTTCCCGTTTTTGTAGGAACGATAAAGAACACCATCTTTGAACATGTTTACCAAGAGAAATTGACCATTGTTCAAGGCTAATTTTTTGGCTTTCTCCTCTCCTGTTGCCAGATATGCCTGCACCAGTCCGGAAATCATCAGTCCGTTCCAGCCACTCAATACTTTGTCATCGAGACCGGGATAGATT
This window of the Aquiflexum balticum DSM 16537 genome carries:
- the priA gene encoding replication restart helicase PriA, with protein sequence MESLFGDLYDTDDSKTNLFADIILPVPIPKMFTYKIPRNLSEDIGIGFRVIVQFGKKKVLTGIIGKVHQKPPVAYEAKPILDILDNHATVNPLQIRFWAWMSEYYCCHIGEVMNAALPSGLKLSSESKIQINPTYDSDTSPYPLDDREEILLQALANKEEMSYEDCEAVLGIKSIHGIIKSLVIKEAILVFEQVKEKYSPKVESRIRLAKEYVQDKSLLETLFNEIASKPKQEEILLKYLQEIPVYKKPELNQKGLDKKVFTDAGLSVSSLKTLIKNGILEEYKIIISRFEEMEGSEEQIVLSPQQLTAQQEIKTQFEEKNTVLLHGITGSGKTELYVTLIKEAMEGGSQVLLLLPEIALTTHMVGRLRQVFGSKMGVYHSKYSDNERVEVWNGVLSGKLSFVIGVRSSIFLPFDSLGLVIVDEEHESSYKQYDPAPRFQARDAAIMLSWIHQAKTLLGSATPSFESYYNARLKKYGYVALDIRYGEAQLPEYQLADMLVDKKKNLLKLEFTRLLREKIQEALKNQEQVLIFQNRRGYAPYISCEDCGWIPECEHCDVSLTYHQFGEEMRCHYCGFKEKVPHVCPACGSNKLSAVGLGTERIEESLSLLFPEARIARMDLDTTRSKYGYQRLLEDFGGGNVDILVGTQMITKGLDFDRVTVVGIMDADRILYFPDFRAGERAFQQITQVAGRAGRRDKRGTVIIQTRKPEQAIFGQIMSGDYKNFYVQEMGERQRFFYPPFVKIIKVTTRHKDYKTAERAARSLHNLLSEIQVKKILLGPEKGLVGKIKNQYIFESIAKLDKSGNAQAHFKLELQHLMEELQTHKEFRGVRFVVDVDPY